One genomic region from Vanacampus margaritifer isolate UIUO_Vmar chromosome 2, RoL_Vmar_1.0, whole genome shotgun sequence encodes:
- the LOC144045071 gene encoding uncharacterized protein LOC144045071 has product MVWSMEGETERPPLSIILPRLYLGAESDVTQDRLASLGISYVLSVSRCSPRPSFLPCSRYLRIPIDDSLWDDLLPWIPQALRFIDAAMSSGASVLVHCAAGISRSPALAVAYIMYSSGMDLDRAYRFVKERRPTISPNFNFLGQLQHFQGTLRQKASAGDFPSQQLDNNLPSIDISNNRTLAIPNKNDQASVISDRSAEAIQTNTENVHQQRHSNPDANGNQQIPLSGKLWTHNNNNNQQEPASIKSALPAVSASLSERRKSLSLSLTPLGGVCPPSSTCNGKQAKSTRLSTGVHKRETAEKAEAKTLSRHAEEKHNTCDVKEQGLLSPLSCTLNKLLDWGERMLLGGVFAHPVKMGQPALPYRC; this is encoded by the exons ATGGTTTGGTCCATGGAGGGAGAGACAGAGCGTCCTCCTCTGTCCATTATCCTGCCAAGGCTCTACCTGGGAGCAGAGAGCGATGTGACGCAG GACCGACTGGCCTCTCTGGGGATCTCCTACGTGTTGAGcgtgagccgctgcagcccccgaccttccttccttccctgcTCCAGATACCTCCGCATCCCCATCGATGACTCCCTGTGGGATGACCTGCTGCCCTGGATCCCTCAAGCTCTACGCTTCATCG ATGCGGCAATGTCTTCCGGTGCCTCTGTCCTGGTGCACTGCGCCGCTGGAATATCTCGCTCTCCAGCTCTGGCCGTTGCCTACATCATGTATAGCTCGGGAATGGATCTGGACCGCGCCTACAG GTTTGTGAAAGAGCGCCGACCCACCATTTCCCCCAACTTCAACTTCCTGGGTCAGCTGCAGCACTTCCAGGGCACTCTGCGTCAGAAGGCCTCCGCTGGCGACTTCCCAAGCCAGCAGCTGGACAACAACCTGCCATCCATTGACATCAGTAACAATCGCACCCTCGCTATTCCCAACAAGAATGATCAGGCCAGCGTCATCAGTGACAGATCAGCAGAAGCCATCCAAACAAACACTGAGAATGTGCACCAGCAGAGACATTCCAATCCGGACGCTAATGGCAACCAGCAGATTCCCTTGTCAGGGAAACTTTGgactcataataataataataatcagcagGAACCAGCGTCAATTAAATCAGCATTACCAGCAGTCTCTGCTTCTCTGTCAGAGAGACGCAAAAGCCTCAGCCTCTCATTGACCCCTTTGGGAGGGGTGTGCCCTCCCTCGTCGACATGCAACGGCAAGCAAGCCAAGAGCACCCGTTTGTCCACAGGTGTCCACAAGAGGGAGACGGCAGAAAAAGCGGAGGCAAAGACGTTGAGTAGGCACGCAGAGGAAAAACACAACACTTGTGACGTGAAGGAGCAAGGCCTGCTGTCTCCGCTCAGCTGCACGCTCAACAAATTGCTGGACTGGGGGGAGAGAATGCTGCTTGGTGGGGTTTTTGCTCACCCTGTCAAGATGGGACAGCCTGCTTTGCCATACAGGTGCTGA